One Ammoniphilus sp. CFH 90114 genomic window carries:
- a CDS encoding glycosyltransferase family 2 protein, with the protein MSNPLFTVVIPTFNREHTLKKAIKSVLKQTFERWLLLIVDDGSTDNSEKVVKAFLNDKRITYVKLKENVGISKVMNHALSMVDTPYFVQLDSDDWFERRTLKEFNKAIQKASKETALFYGNVNIVKEKDGELVVKSYMRHRSFENKYDFLRYFKNMLQPRCFRTEAVRSVGGWDTNDPFEGRLMEDRRICLKLIDRYPIYWIDKHLGNRRKHGNQLTQKNFIEHRNLLRRQVIEYYLNKWGSQYLPVYTTNKSGYLQIAELVEKN; encoded by the coding sequence ATGAGCAATCCGCTCTTTACCGTTGTAATCCCAACCTTTAATCGGGAGCATACCTTAAAGAAGGCCATTAAAAGTGTCCTTAAGCAAACTTTTGAACGATGGCTGTTATTAATAGTTGATGATGGCTCGACGGATAATTCAGAAAAAGTAGTTAAAGCATTTCTAAACGACAAAAGGATAACCTACGTAAAACTGAAAGAAAATGTAGGAATATCAAAAGTAATGAACCATGCTTTATCTATGGTTGATACTCCATACTTTGTACAATTAGATTCAGATGATTGGTTTGAGAGGAGAACTCTGAAAGAATTCAATAAAGCGATTCAAAAAGCATCTAAAGAAACGGCTTTGTTTTATGGAAATGTTAATATTGTGAAGGAAAAAGATGGTGAACTTGTGGTCAAAAGCTATATGCGCCACCGATCGTTTGAGAATAAATATGATTTCTTGCGATATTTTAAAAATATGTTACAGCCAAGATGCTTTCGAACAGAAGCTGTTCGTTCCGTTGGAGGATGGGATACGAATGACCCGTTTGAAGGCAGGCTAATGGAGGACCGGAGAATCTGTCTTAAATTGATAGACAGATATCCGATATATTGGATTGACAAGCATCTAGGCAATCGACGAAAGCATGGAAATCAATTAACCCAAAAGAATTTTATTGAGCATCGTAACTTGCTAAGGAGACAAGTAATTGAATATTACTTAAATAAGTGGGGGAGTCAATATCTGCCCGTCTATACGACTAATAAATCAGGTTATCTTCAAATTGCGGAATTAGTAGAAAAGAACTAG
- a CDS encoding glycosyltransferase family 2 protein, protein MTDPTFTVVIPSYNRADFIEDAIQSVIRQTYKHWKLLIIDDASTDDTVERVEPYLSDERIRLIPLKENIGISQVMNRALKEVETEAFIQLDSDDWLEKDTLKQFSKAMKKRPKAVLVYGNIRMWHEKDHGKWKAMKIIRHRQFSNKYEFLTYMTYMLHPRCYRTESVRKVGGWEINDAYNGRIMEDRRMVLKLIERYPVYWIDRILYNRRKHRQQLTNKDAYQARNHLRKELVYSSLRRWGNRYSPVFGYRAGLLIVKKLRLRKNQKK, encoded by the coding sequence ATGACTGACCCAACGTTTACAGTGGTTATCCCCTCTTACAACCGCGCGGATTTCATAGAAGATGCAATTCAAAGTGTCATTCGCCAAACGTATAAACACTGGAAGCTCCTTATCATTGATGATGCTTCGACTGATGACACCGTTGAGCGAGTAGAGCCCTATTTATCTGACGAGCGGATTCGTCTCATTCCCCTTAAAGAAAATATAGGTATTTCCCAAGTGATGAATAGAGCATTAAAAGAAGTCGAGACAGAGGCTTTCATCCAATTAGATTCAGACGACTGGCTAGAGAAGGACACTTTGAAGCAATTTTCAAAAGCGATGAAAAAGAGGCCTAAAGCTGTCCTTGTTTACGGCAATATCCGTATGTGGCATGAAAAGGACCATGGAAAATGGAAAGCGATGAAAATCATACGCCATCGACAATTCTCAAATAAATACGAGTTTCTAACCTATATGACCTATATGTTACATCCAAGATGTTATCGTACAGAGTCCGTACGAAAAGTAGGTGGTTGGGAAATAAATGATGCTTACAACGGACGGATCATGGAGGATCGAAGGATGGTCCTTAAATTAATAGAAAGGTATCCCGTATATTGGATTGACAGAATCTTATATAACAGGAGAAAGCATCGCCAGCAATTAACGAATAAGGATGCTTACCAGGCAAGAAATCATCTGCGCAAGGAGTTGGTATACAGCTCTTTGCGCAGATGGGGAAATCGGTATAGCCCTGTTTTCGGGTACCGCGCGGGGCTACTAATCGTAAAGAAATTACGGCTGAGAAAAAACCAGAAAAAGTAA
- a CDS encoding UDP-glucose/GDP-mannose dehydrogenase family protein, whose amino-acid sequence MKIAVIGTGYVGITTAASLGELGHQVIGVDIDREKISKLSKGILPIYEPGVEELIQEQLRDKTLFFTTDISEAVKESEIIFIAVGTPSLPNGQPNMTYVEDVAKELGKSIGEYKIVVNKSTVPVGTADRVKELIISEIRQRKLQVAVDVISNPEFLQEGKALQDARKPDRIVIGSDSEVAKEKMCKLYEKVDAPLFITTPRNAEMIKYASNAFLATKISYINEIAKLCDLLRVDVTDVAKGMGLDKRIGPHFLQAGVGYGGSCFPKDVAALYSMGKNAKMEMSILRQVQEVNNSQPEWLLEQMSNKLKGFHGKRVALLGLAFKPDTDDIREAPSLKLIPLLLQAGAFVIAYDPIVHSKIKDRFPDIILAKTAYQAIKNTDAILLCTEWKEFLYLDWLKVKEEMKGQHVFDARNVLPQKELESYGFLYWGVGRNSSAN is encoded by the coding sequence ATGAAGATTGCAGTCATTGGTACAGGATATGTCGGCATTACGACGGCTGCCTCCCTTGGTGAATTAGGACACCAAGTAATAGGAGTGGATATCGATAGGGAAAAGATCTCTAAACTTTCGAAGGGGATCTTACCGATATATGAACCAGGAGTCGAGGAGCTTATACAGGAGCAGTTAAGAGACAAGACGCTCTTCTTTACAACGGATATCTCAGAAGCGGTCAAAGAGTCGGAAATCATTTTTATTGCTGTGGGGACCCCATCTCTTCCAAATGGTCAGCCTAACATGACCTATGTTGAGGATGTAGCGAAGGAACTCGGAAAATCAATTGGTGAATATAAAATAGTAGTTAATAAAAGTACCGTACCTGTAGGTACAGCGGATAGGGTAAAAGAATTAATAATAAGTGAAATCAGACAGCGCAAGCTCCAAGTGGCAGTCGATGTCATTTCAAATCCGGAATTTCTTCAGGAGGGAAAGGCATTACAGGATGCTCGCAAACCAGATCGAATCGTAATTGGGAGTGATTCTGAAGTTGCAAAAGAAAAAATGTGTAAGCTTTATGAAAAAGTAGATGCACCGCTCTTTATTACAACGCCCCGTAATGCTGAAATGATTAAATATGCCTCTAATGCTTTCCTCGCTACGAAGATATCATACATCAATGAAATAGCAAAGCTTTGTGATCTATTACGAGTTGATGTAACGGATGTCGCTAAGGGAATGGGGCTCGATAAGCGTATTGGTCCTCATTTTCTACAAGCTGGTGTGGGCTATGGGGGTTCCTGCTTCCCTAAGGATGTAGCGGCTTTATATTCTATGGGAAAAAATGCAAAAATGGAAATGTCCATCCTGCGACAAGTTCAGGAAGTCAACAACAGTCAGCCAGAATGGCTATTAGAGCAAATGAGTAATAAATTGAAAGGATTCCATGGGAAACGAGTTGCTTTACTTGGGTTAGCCTTCAAGCCAGATACGGATGATATAAGGGAAGCCCCCTCCTTGAAATTAATTCCACTTTTACTGCAAGCTGGCGCATTTGTCATCGCCTATGATCCTATTGTTCATTCTAAAATAAAGGATAGATTTCCCGATATTATTTTAGCAAAAACGGCTTACCAAGCTATTAAAAACACCGATGCGATCCTACTATGTACGGAATGGAAAGAATTCCTATATCTTGATTGGCTCAAGGTAAAGGAAGAAATGAAAGGCCAACATGTATTTGATGCGAGGAATGTTCTACCTCAAAAGGAACTGGAGTCTTATGGTTTTCTGTACTGGGGTGTAGGTAGAAACAGCTCTGCCAATTAA
- a CDS encoding NAD-dependent epimerase/dehydratase family protein, whose protein sequence is MKKTVVTGCAGFIGSSLSKRLLDEGYEVIGIDCYTDNYDRKIKEKNIGGLMGREGFTFLQQQILELDWGDLLKGTEYVFHQAAIPGVRTSWGKSFNTYIENNILATQMMLEAAKNSLVKKFIYASSSSIYGLTEGSTSETTIPRPLSPYGVTKLAGEQLCHLYADNYGVPTVSLRYFTVYGPGQRPDMAFHKFIKAMLNNEPITVYGDGTQSRDFTFIDDAVEANLLAARYKGIGEAFNIGGTSRTVLKDVIHLIGKLTGIEPRIQYDQKQAGDPPHTWADITKAKKELGYAPGMPLEQGLLAEIQYIKDLYR, encoded by the coding sequence GTGAAAAAAACGGTCGTAACCGGTTGTGCCGGCTTTATTGGTTCTTCCCTCAGCAAGCGGCTTCTTGATGAAGGCTATGAAGTCATCGGTATTGATTGCTATACCGATAACTATGATCGCAAAATTAAAGAAAAAAATATTGGTGGCTTAATGGGACGGGAGGGTTTTACCTTTTTGCAACAACAAATCCTTGAGCTTGACTGGGGTGACCTCCTAAAGGGTACAGAATATGTTTTTCATCAGGCTGCCATACCAGGGGTACGCACGAGTTGGGGAAAAAGCTTTAATACCTATATAGAAAACAATATTTTAGCAACGCAGATGATGTTGGAAGCTGCGAAGAATAGCCTAGTAAAAAAATTTATTTATGCCTCTTCCTCCTCGATATACGGTCTAACCGAAGGAAGTACATCAGAAACAACCATCCCACGCCCCTTATCTCCTTATGGTGTTACAAAGCTCGCGGGTGAGCAATTATGTCATCTCTATGCTGACAATTATGGGGTACCAACGGTATCTCTTAGATATTTTACGGTTTACGGTCCTGGACAGCGTCCGGATATGGCGTTTCATAAATTTATTAAGGCGATGTTAAACAATGAACCGATCACTGTCTATGGAGATGGAACACAATCACGAGATTTCACGTTCATAGATGATGCGGTAGAGGCTAATTTGCTAGCTGCAAGGTATAAAGGAATCGGTGAAGCCTTTAATATTGGAGGCACATCAAGAACAGTACTAAAGGATGTGATCCATCTTATAGGAAAGCTTACAGGAATAGAGCCCCGTATTCAATATGACCAAAAGCAAGCCGGTGACCCGCCTCATACATGGGCTGATATTACAAAAGCCAAGAAGGAATTAGGCTATGCACCAGGGATGCCGCTAGAACAAGGCTTGCTTGCTGAAATTCAATATATAAAGGATCTCTATCGATGA
- a CDS encoding glucose-1-phosphate thymidylyltransferase — translation MKGLVLCAGKGTRLQPFSYSQPKTLLPVANKPVLKYCIENLTKNGIKDIGIVIHPSQDGIQQLIGNGDGLGANITYIFQTEQKGISHAVKQAESFIDGEPFILLLGDNLIAEDLSTLIDSYQRNRTNGSILLSPVPNPQDFGIAEIKGNDIVRLEEKPKKPKSNLAVIGAYLFDSQIFHAVNSIKPSARGEYEITDAIQWLIDQGHSITYTITRKLYSDVGTVDRWLEANQWMLEKEYEGQILLGKNTVVENCTLIAPIVIGDDCILRNAVIGPFVSIQDQCRIENCQIDQSILLEKNVISHLQYPVSKSVFGREVHLEGTANAKSLHFYLGDKSRLTMKRNQGDLND, via the coding sequence ATGAAAGGATTGGTCTTGTGTGCAGGAAAAGGAACAAGGCTGCAGCCTTTTTCTTATTCACAGCCAAAGACTCTTCTGCCGGTGGCAAATAAACCTGTCTTGAAATACTGTATTGAAAACTTGACCAAGAATGGAATCAAGGATATAGGTATTGTCATCCATCCCTCCCAAGACGGAATCCAACAATTGATTGGCAACGGGGACGGCTTAGGTGCAAATATTACGTATATTTTTCAGACGGAACAAAAGGGCATATCCCATGCAGTAAAACAGGCTGAATCATTCATTGATGGGGAGCCCTTCATTCTTCTGCTAGGAGATAATCTGATTGCAGAGGATCTGAGCACTCTGATCGATTCGTATCAAAGGAATCGAACGAATGGCTCCATTTTGTTGTCTCCTGTACCTAATCCTCAAGACTTTGGTATTGCAGAGATCAAAGGGAACGATATCGTTCGGCTCGAAGAAAAGCCCAAGAAACCTAAAAGTAACCTTGCCGTTATCGGAGCTTACTTGTTTGATTCCCAGATCTTTCATGCTGTTAATAGCATTAAGCCGTCAGCCAGAGGGGAGTATGAGATTACGGATGCCATTCAGTGGCTAATTGACCAAGGGCACTCGATAACCTACACGATTACCAGAAAACTATACTCGGATGTTGGTACGGTAGACCGATGGTTAGAAGCCAACCAATGGATGTTAGAGAAGGAATATGAAGGCCAAATCCTATTAGGAAAGAACACTGTGGTGGAAAATTGTACGTTGATTGCTCCAATTGTAATCGGAGATGACTGCATACTGAGGAATGCTGTTATCGGTCCATTCGTATCGATCCAAGATCAATGCCGTATAGAAAATTGCCAGATTGATCAAAGTATCTTACTGGAAAAAAACGTGATTAGCCACTTGCAATATCCTGTTTCCAAGAGCGTATTCGGGCGTGAAGTCCATCTGGAAGGAACAGCAAATGCCAAATCACTTCATTTTTATCTAGGGGATAAATCTCGCCTTACGATGAAGCGGAATCAGGGGGATCTCAATGACTGA
- a CDS encoding glycosyltransferase, whose translation MRNRKPIVVYRERYLPLSETFIYEQIKHLEEYQPYVLCKEILPEAKNFPYKRVYCLQNIRNKAVVLRRQGIRLIYARFGMGGVEMLPLKRAARLPMLTSFHGSDVSRQLNKRPDYRESLPALFSEGERFTVVCEYMKKKLIDLGCSPQKITVIKSGIDLSKFEFRPKFNADPKVIRILSVGRLTEKKGMDDLVIAFSRVVLSYPKARLTIIGDGEERERLESLIWSLGIERNVELLGRQSHEIVQEEMQRCDIFALASRTAADGNEEGIPNVLMEAMASGRLVVATQHAGIPELVKQAKTGLLAKENTPKELGTALLRAIEKQEDWQQLITNAREIVVNNHDVLKQVKTLENVMDEVVFQFRRSIIARQKRRTGRIQKRRG comes from the coding sequence ATGAGGAATCGGAAGCCTATCGTCGTTTACAGGGAGCGGTATCTGCCGCTTAGCGAAACATTCATATACGAGCAGATCAAGCATTTAGAAGAGTATCAGCCGTATGTATTATGTAAGGAAATATTGCCCGAGGCCAAGAACTTCCCTTATAAACGAGTCTATTGTCTCCAGAATATAAGAAACAAGGCAGTAGTTCTTCGCCGCCAGGGTATTCGCTTGATATATGCCCGTTTCGGCATGGGGGGGGTGGAGATGCTGCCCTTGAAGAGAGCAGCTCGGTTGCCCATGCTCACTTCTTTTCATGGATCGGATGTGTCACGGCAGCTTAACAAACGACCTGACTATAGGGAATCCCTTCCTGCACTGTTTTCAGAAGGGGAACGTTTTACGGTTGTATGCGAGTATATGAAAAAGAAGCTAATTGATTTAGGGTGTAGTCCTCAAAAGATTACAGTAATCAAATCAGGTATAGATCTAAGCAAGTTTGAATTTAGACCCAAATTTAACGCTGATCCAAAGGTAATTCGAATCCTAAGTGTAGGACGGCTTACCGAAAAAAAGGGAATGGATGATCTCGTCATCGCTTTTTCTCGAGTTGTATTGTCTTACCCTAAGGCAAGACTAACCATTATTGGTGATGGTGAGGAAAGAGAAAGACTAGAATCCTTAATATGGTCTTTAGGGATTGAAAGAAATGTAGAGCTGCTAGGAAGACAAAGCCATGAAATCGTTCAAGAAGAAATGCAACGATGTGATATCTTCGCGCTTGCCTCTCGTACGGCTGCTGATGGGAACGAAGAGGGGATTCCAAACGTGCTTATGGAAGCTATGGCGTCGGGGAGATTAGTTGTGGCAACCCAGCATGCAGGAATTCCTGAATTAGTGAAACAGGCGAAAACCGGTTTGTTGGCTAAGGAGAATACACCAAAGGAACTTGGCACCGCTCTGCTGCGAGCGATCGAGAAGCAGGAAGACTGGCAACAGCTTATTACGAATGCTCGAGAAATTGTCGTAAATAATCATGATGTACTAAAGCAAGTCAAAACTCTAGAAAACGTGATGGATGAAGTTGTTTTTCAATTTAGAAGGAGTATCATAGCTAGGCAAAAAAGAAGAACAGGAAGAATACAAAAGAGAAGGGGTTAG
- a CDS encoding glycosyltransferase family 2 protein — protein sequence MSKITVVIPVYNRSSYLSQAVESILRQTCEDWELLIIDDASTDDSVEVASRFLAHPRIHLIEMPYNLGTGKTLNFALSQITSPYFVILDSDDWLEPNALELLLEAIETQPQTVSLVYGNTIRWKQEERGLKLRSVQKYRSFQDRYDFIMYPYIPYPRFLRTESVREVGGFEPDIPYEGRLGEDRYLLLKLINISQFHWIDVDLYNYRIHTTNLTKIDRAKFATVRRWLYTKMLEHWGGHYKPVFEMRKDGWLVLKELIPNDEQQP from the coding sequence TTGAGCAAGATAACCGTCGTTATTCCCGTTTATAATCGTTCTTCCTATCTTTCTCAAGCAGTAGAAAGTATTCTGCGGCAGACCTGCGAGGATTGGGAATTATTAATTATTGATGATGCTTCAACAGATGATTCAGTTGAAGTAGCATCACGGTTTTTAGCACATCCACGTATTCACTTAATAGAGATGCCATACAATTTAGGTACAGGAAAAACCCTGAATTTTGCTTTATCCCAAATTACGTCTCCATATTTTGTTATTCTTGATTCCGATGACTGGCTAGAACCAAACGCCTTAGAGCTTCTCTTAGAGGCCATAGAGACCCAGCCTCAAACGGTTTCCTTAGTATACGGAAATACCATTCGTTGGAAGCAAGAGGAGCGGGGATTAAAATTACGGAGCGTCCAAAAATATCGTTCCTTTCAGGATAGATATGATTTTATTATGTACCCCTATATACCCTATCCTCGTTTTTTGCGTACGGAAAGCGTAAGAGAAGTAGGAGGATTTGAGCCGGATATTCCTTATGAAGGGCGATTAGGAGAAGATCGTTATTTGCTCCTTAAGCTAATCAACATCAGTCAATTCCATTGGATCGATGTAGACCTTTACAATTACAGAATCCACACCACAAACTTAACAAAGATTGACCGGGCTAAATTTGCGACAGTAAGAAGATGGCTGTACACGAAGATGTTAGAGCATTGGGGAGGACATTATAAGCCTGTGTTTGAGATGCGAAAGGATGGATGGTTAGTCTTAAAAGAATTGATCCCTAACGATGAGCAGCAGCCATGA